The Ostrea edulis chromosome 1, xbOstEdul1.1, whole genome shotgun sequence genomic sequence ATTTCTTCTGTCTGTAATTTAATCATGTCTTCTTGATTTGGAGACCTCGGAGTCCTCAGCAAAATTGTGGGAGCACTGGTGAATTTAAACATGCTTTGTCTATGGGTCCATCAGTGTGCGCCGACTCCCATGTTTGGTGTGGGGGCGAATGAGTGACAGAAACCAGTAGATCGTGAGATTACAAGGTCACATCAAGTTTATTGTTATGAACATATTGTGGAACTCTTGATGACTTTGTAAGTgtttatgaataaaaaataaacccttttctttacaaattgtgCCAAAGATTTCACATGTTTTAATTCCAGACGAATGAAATTATGGAGAATATTTCTGCAATGGTGCCCATTCCAGCATTCATCGGTCATCGTGATCAAGCAGTACAAAGTGTTTTGGACCATGATTCTGTATTGTATCTGAACTATAACCTTCCCACAATGCATCAGTCTCATTGGCGGTTTCTGTTCAGCAATACTGTGTATGGAGACAGCTTTTCTCAGCTCCTGGCTCACATCACAAACCAAGGCCCCACCCTCCTGGTGATCAGGGACAAGAAGGGGCACTTGTTTGGGGGGATGGCTGTCGACAGCTGGGAGTGCAGGGCAAAATTTTATGGTAGGCCTAATGGCAGACTTTTAATAGAATAACCTGTAACCAGTATGCCCACTGTGTGCTGCAATGTTCTGTGACTGGGTTACTGCATGCTCTGTGAAAATCACCAGATCTAAAATCGTTTGATCTTTTTAGAATAAATATTGCTAGATGAAGAGAGCACAGTCTTGCTCACACTCATGTACTGTACATTTTATAGGAGGGTACCTTGTACTAACTTGTGTATGAGGGTACATTGTACTAACTTGTGTAGGAGGGTACATTGTACTAACTTGTGTATGAGGGTACATTGTACTAACTTGTGTAGGAGGGTAGACTACTCACATATTGTTTTCTGCAGGCTCCGCTTCATGTTTCCTGTTTACACTGAGACCACATTATGGCATCTACACACCAACAATGTATAATGAAAACTTTATGTACCTCAATCAAGGCCAGGAAACTCTACTGAATGGATTGGTATATTTTCAAATCTTTCTAATAAAATCAAATGTTCAAAGTAGAgaaaatataatgtacaatgtGTCTGCTGTTCAATCCTGGTTCATCGTGTATTCATTTGAAACTTGTAAATTGGCTGAGTCctttgtttgaatttcaggggATGGGAGGGCAGATGAACTACTTTGGTTTGTGGATAGACAGCAATTTTAATCACGGACACAGCAAGGCCAAACCCAAGTGTACGACGTATGGCAGTCCTCAGCTGTCCGCAGAGCCCGAGTTTGAAGTGGATATTGTTGAAGTGTGGGCCCTTGGCCCAGAGAAGAAGAAGGAAGAAGACAGTGATGAGGAAGGGGAGAGAACTGTGAGTAGATCCTGATAATGGGAAAAGTATCATTTTCTTATAATAATGGTAGTTATAAGTCATTTTTTACTAAAAATTGTAAAAGTTTCCTTTATGAATGAACatttttttagtttaaaaaaataCACCTTAAatatgtaaaggatataagcctcaaactgtccattcgtgagagaaagaactgatctcggccctacgggcctcaatcagttctttctctcacagaatggacagtttgaggcttatattctacttaaaacattacatcttttgttttaagaatggacagactcgggtaaacccattgacaatgataattatgaataaagctattttgaatagtctgacaatataactaGTCTTGTGTAgaattctgtttcttttgttcacttactGGATAGTGTCAGGTAAGTAGTCttctactgcaggttttatattcactctttctatagtactgagccatatcaacatgtcttcctctgatggggagagcattttcattgcacagtcaaaatttaaggattttagtgAAATAGTGTTATATTCAggatatggagggtgagaaagttacggagccaaattttgatctgaaaagcattgtgttttcgaatatttggatgaggaaataattaacgccaaccaaaagaacccaataagcctatctcgtgaaatgaaattattcatgaaagcgaaaataataattcagaattaggatatggcgatatgctaataaagaaaacataaaaagcGCTGTAAATAAGtttcggaatgtgcctctgaatccagccaaattcaaatacagtatggaaatatgtctttcaaatttaagttttgatgcgatatagtaatggccaatggaattaaaaaattgtgaatcttacgagttgaagcagagaagtctactaaagggaaatatcgtttttaagtatttcagtgatttttccgatatctgtgttgattcttacttgtagggaatttaaaattaaatttgtatctctttgacaaatgtattgtctttctcttattttcagcctaccattagatgtctaataagttattgggtttacctggcactgtccaataagttgacaattactgttcattatttttaagaacggacagtatctgtctattcttaaaaataatggacagcaattgtcaacttattggacacctagaggtaaccttttcactacaagtggactttcttctatataaaagcctaaaaagacaatggattgcgtaacaaaaatgttttaagtcTAGATATACCTAAAGTGTTCATATGTGTACCAGTATATTTAATGAACTGTGTCATAACAATGAATAAAGTGTGTTTGCAGTTTCCTGTACAGACACGTGTATCTATATGCTTTACCCCTGTACATGATTATTTTGTGTTTACAGCTTCCTGTACAGACACGTGTATCTATATGCTTTACTCCTGTACATGATTATTTTGTGTTTACAGCTTCCTGTACAGACATGTGTATCTATATGCTTTACCCCTGAACATGATTATTTTGTTAATCTTACAGGTAACAAAGAAGAGTATCCTTCAAAGTGACCCTGAATCAAAGGCCATGCTGGAGCTCCTGGGCAAGACCCAGGCCAGCGAAGGGTTCCGGGAACATGATGACGACGACGATCAATCAGAAGAAATGAAGAGAAAAATGAACACCATTCCCAAACTACTATAACCATCTTCACCCTCTAGAGGAGGTACCAACAAGTTGTCCTTATATTTTAGAAGCCAAATCGTGGGCATTAGAAGGAGACGTTATTGAAAATGGAATTCGTTGCAGACTGCTGGGATAGAAGTTCTGTAGGAAGTGGCTGATAAGAGGATTGTCTACAAATACTGCTGCTGATGTGTACATGCAACTGTGTCTACGTATGTGGATTGTCTGTAAAGATAGATGTACTGAACAGCTCAATATATGCACTGTACACTACATTTAACACAGCTCAATATATGCACTGTACACTACATTTAACACAGCTCTAATCTAACTAAAATTTAAAGATTGGGGGTCATATTCTGTGACCTGAAATAATACTGACTAAACCAATCACAGCCTGTCTAACTGCAAAAGTGGAGAAATTTTAAACCTGTGTTTACGTT encodes the following:
- the LOC125670864 gene encoding MTOR-associated protein MEAK7-like, which translates into the protein MGGSESKESAGPQVTRQEFKHLHSKYEQLFKSEHSFQEGLVPLSKELSTNLYHYISGIQTPSSHHKHKHGVTLKQFQEFAEHALTGSFEEKATIFCGMKNSREISGADVSNVITSLLDVYKHYVTQSPRWRGIHTMKTGGNQQFLSYLTKGLTGSDENEKLSISDIETWMSKSPHLMNVLDTVFSVLFQFDSTNEIMENISAMVPIPAFIGHRDQAVQSVLDHDSVLYLNYNLPTMHQSHWRFLFSNTVYGDSFSQLLAHITNQGPTLLVIRDKKGHLFGGMAVDSWECRAKFYGSASCFLFTLRPHYGIYTPTMYNENFMYLNQGQETLLNGLGMGGQMNYFGLWIDSNFNHGHSKAKPKCTTYGSPQLSAEPEFEVDIVEVWALGPEKKKEEDSDEEGERTVTKKSILQSDPESKAMLELLGKTQASEGFREHDDDDDQSEEMKRKMNTIPKLL